Within Streptomyces roseifaciens, the genomic segment GCATCCCGACCGTTAAGAGGTGGTGTCCCGGATGGCGAGATTCTGGTCCGTGCGGACGTGCATCGAGGGGCACGTGCTCCGGTTGTGTGTGGCTGTGCGCCCGCCGTGCGCTCTGTCCGCGCCATCCGGTGAACGCTTCCATGGGAGTCGCGTGGGTTGGCCCGCTGCCTGGATCCAGTGGGCTGGGGGAAGCCGCCGCCTCATTCCCCGCGGGCGGCGGACCGGTCCGGGAGGCGGCTGACCGCCTCCCGGACCGTGACGTGCGGGTCGAAGCACTGGGCGAGTGCGCCCCCGTGCAGCCGCTGCCCCGAGTTTGGCCGGATCCCGTCCTCGGGTAGGCCGCCCCGCTGCGGCCGGCAGCCCGGCAGGCCGGCAGCCCTGCGACGGGTCCGTGGGTCCGTGGGTCCGTGGGTCTGTGGGCCCGTGGGTCCGTGGAGTCCGACCGCCGCCCCATAGCGGTCACTTGGCGCGCCGCACGCGCGCGTGGGGCGTCTCCCGCCTCTGTGCATGACAGCATGACGGTTGCGTGTGCACGGCCGACCGGAGTGCCACTTCGCCCCGCAATCAAGCAAGTTGGGGTGAAAGGCGCGACCAATGGGTTGCCTCTTTCGTGGTGGTCTCGTTGTGGCAACCGGCGACCTCCTGTGCATGATGACTGCGGATGGCAGCGCTTGATGGCCGTCCAGCTGGTGCTCGGTCGGTTGTCCACGTCGGTTGTCCACAGCCTGTGGAGGCGGAATGCGCTGGGTGGTGGGGTGGAGCAGCACCACCGCGGGGACCGGGCAGCAACGGGCCCCGTCGCACGACAACTACGGTGGCAGCGACGCCGGTTACGCCCGCAACGATGCCGGTTACGCCCGCAACGGCGTCGGCTACGGCAGCAATGGTGCCGGATACGGCAGCGCCGGCCCCGGTTACGGAAGCCGCGACGGCTTCGAAGCCCCCACCGTCCACCCCGTCGGCGCCCAGCTCCTGTGGGGCGACCCGGCCCCCTTGTGGGCCGTGGGCGACTGGCGCCCCGACGAGGTCCGCGTCGTCCAGCTGGACCCCCTCACCCGCCTCGCCGTCCTTGGCCGCTGCGGCGCCGGCGACGAGCAGCTGCGCGTCGGGCTCGTCGCCGCCCGCGGAGGCGCCCTGCGGCACCTCACGGCCTGGCCCGGCAGCTACACCGCCGTCGCCCAGGTGGGCCGCCGCACCACGGTCGTCGGCGACCTGGCGGGCGCCCGCCCCGTCTTCCACACCGCCTGGGCCGGCGGCACCGCCTACGCCACCGCTGCCCTGCCCCTCGCCGACCTCATCGAGGCCCAGCTCGACATCGGTCACCTCGCCGCCCTCCTCGCCTGCCCGGACTCCCCGGAGGCCCTCGGCGACGGCACGCCCTACAAGGGCGTACGGCGCGTCCCGCCCGGGCACGCCCTCGTGCTGCGCGACGGCACGCGCGACATCATCGGCTACGAACCGACGGCGTCGCTGGCCGTCTCCGCCCCCCAGCTCCAGCCCGAGAAGGCCGTCGAAGGCATAAGAAGCGCGCTCGTCGAGGCCGTACGCACCAGGCTCGCCGCCCCCCGGCACGCCCCCGACCACGGTCTCGGCGGCCTCGACCCCGGCCCCGTGCCCGGCATGGGCCCCGCCCACCGCCGCGCCGCCCGCGGCGGCCCCGCCCCCGGCATCGGCGCCGACCTCTCCGGCGGCAGCGCCTCCGCCACCCTGGCGCTGCTCGCCGCAGGCCTGCCCGGGATGCCCGGCACGCCCCTGGGTCACGGCACCGGCGGCGGCGAACGGCTGCTCGCCGTCACCTTCAACGACCTCGTCACCGACGACAACCGCGTCCGCGAGGCCGAGCTCGAACGGGCCCACGCCATCGCGGCCAACCCCCGCCTGCGGCACATCGTCGTCGCCGCGGGCGAGGAGGCCCTGCCCTACGCGGACCTGGCCGGCGGGCCCCTGACCGACGAGCCGGGCCCCGCGCTCGTCACCGCCGAGCGCCACCGCCACCGGCTGGCCGCGGGCGGCGCGGA encodes:
- a CDS encoding asparagine synthase-related protein, producing MRWVVGWSSTTAGTGQQRAPSHDNYGGSDAGYARNDAGYARNGVGYGSNGAGYGSAGPGYGSRDGFEAPTVHPVGAQLLWGDPAPLWAVGDWRPDEVRVVQLDPLTRLAVLGRCGAGDEQLRVGLVAARGGALRHLTAWPGSYTAVAQVGRRTTVVGDLAGARPVFHTAWAGGTAYATAALPLADLIEAQLDIGHLAALLACPDSPEALGDGTPYKGVRRVPPGHALVLRDGTRDIIGYEPTASLAVSAPQLQPEKAVEGIRSALVEAVRTRLAAPRHAPDHGLGGLDPGPVPGMGPAHRRAARGGPAPGIGADLSGGSASATLALLAAGLPGMPGTPLGHGTGGGERLLAVTFNDLVTDDNRVREAELERAHAIAANPRLRHIVVAAGEEALPYADLAGGPLTDEPGPALVTAERHRHRLAAGGADHLVGHGARQVLDAHPARLADLLMDRRRRHLLRPVSALARADRASAQTLFIPFTVYRAARRLARTSYREGLEAAAGQLRATAFPVVDDTPGPALPAGVGGAVDASLAALTWCRPGPAARWLTGEALAEVSVRLQAAAVRPQGLAQRPGERRAAAALARHAADHRVFEQAAEVRSQRLHAPFLDNQVVRACRALPEALRVQPGARASVLRAVLAGAGVRELPPGWGATSHAAHAAAVRAGLRASAGPLLELFDAPLLADAGLVEARVVRAALHGAANGRALPLDGLAELVSTEVWLRRLLARRGTCWTGSAAPRQRAVAGGVARGPGL